The sequence aaaaatgcattGAATTGCGGATGTACAATTCTTATAAAGTTGGAATGATAAAATAAACAACCCGGTCGAGATGTGATTGGATTAAATGAGATAAGAACTAACACAAAACGTTCCACTGATAAAAACAAACGTAATCTTTGACCAGTACCACTCTCTATACCATGTGTAAAGGCTACAACAGTTCGATAATTTGTTGACAAAGAAGAAAGACCAATAATGCTGATTTAGTGTTATAAAACGTACGTGTTTTGTCTAATGAAGCaagtattaaactaatcttaattttgatatgtttcttGGTGGGATGCAAAACAAGTTTTAAACATTGTTTCTTAGAAAAGAGCAAACGTGGAATCATAAACACCCACATGATCTATTTTACGTTTTTCTTTAACACGTACTTAGTACttagttaattatttgaattatgtTATTAAACATACATAATTCAGATAAAGCTCTTTTTTTCAAAGATAGTGACATGCCACATTGGCATTCACACACACACGCAAACCACACGCTAAGCCAAATGCCCTCCAAAATAcccttgattttgatttttcaaattttaaatacgtggcagttatttttttttccagctaATTTATATTTCGGTATAATAGTGCGCAatcaattaaaccaataataattgaACCTTAGTTCACCGTATATATAAAGATACTTCATATATaaagctttttcttttcagaagaaaaataaagtggCTGTCAATTACTATAATTTACCTGAATAACTTGGGGTGGTTCATAACTATCTCAATAGATAACATTAAGCTAGCTTTTGAAAACATGAATAGATAATTTGACACCAGTAGTTAGGCGTTTAGCAATCTAGCATTATAATACTTCCTCTGTTCTTaataatttgatgttttagagattttttttatctctcaaaaattgattttgtaaatatttttaatactagAAAAATAGGAAAGtggaaaagtaaagaaaatgtcagaaaaaaataatcatcaCATATACATAAGAtgactataaaaaaaatcatcaaaaaaagtaaataataaattaatctttatcttaatatgtgtgaaaaatcATAAACATCAAATTATTAGGGACAGAAAGagtataagataatatttaaaagtaatataGAAATAAGTCTACCTACTCACTATCAATTGATTTTATGTAAGttgaaagtctataaaatatatcatcGTATAATGgggtatatatttaaataaaaaatattttgataaagATATAAGCAAGGCACTTGTAAGAGAAACCTATtacggaaaaaaaaagtaattgtaATGTACATGTTACGCGCAAGCCTTTGCCTCTTGGACGGTTCTGGTTAGGTAACAAGTCTTTCAAAAACAGTATCAATTATAGAATGATTCACAATTAATTGATCAAATgtgacttttttgtttgtttggtttgtatGAAATGAAGTTTGTCATACGCTAGTAGTAATgtagttaaacaaaaatttcaaagttaCTAATAAAACCCAAAAGTCTCCCTCATATTATTAGTCAGAGGTTTTTCAGGTCTCACGGAAATCTCCCTGTTGGAAATCAAAGCCCTTTAGCCCTTGTCAAGCCTCTACTTCGTTTTTGAAGTGTCTTCCACAAGTCTTTCATAAACAGCATCAATTTTCAAACACTTTGCAATAAATTGATCAAATGtgactttttgtttggtttgtatGAAATGGAGTTTTTTCTTAGGCTAGTAGTAATgtagttaaacaaaaatttcaaagttaCTAATAAACCCCAAAAGTCTCCCTCATATAcatatagtattaaaatatttaaaacccaCCAATTAAAACATCGTAGTAAATTAAGAAGCACGGAAAATTATATAGTCAACGTGCCAGCAACCACACGTGTGACTTTTGATTTGTCTATATGTCAACAATTTTACACCTAGCTAGAATTTATAGGTGAGCATGTTAATTTTAATACGCTTATAATCGTTGTCGAATAGGAAAATCATACTGTATGGATAGTTTGAATaacttgaaaaaatatataactatgtTAAACGTTAATGCTACAATGACGAATAGTGCtgatttgaaaagaaaaaaatatatatacaccagACGAGTTATTTGAATATAGACCAGCACATATACATATACGCCGCtcaatattaattatagaacattTAATATTGTTCGGATGTTCAAGAAGTTCTCTCTGTCAACATTCGAACTtatttaatgatatattttgcatgtattatattttttttcctatattctTGTTTGGTAAGAAGTTGAATAagctaataaaataaatttgataaatcaaatatcaattgacaagatgtatatatattatgagtATTTGAATTGGTCGAGAACTCTATACTACGAAATCTGAATGCTTGCACCAAGATGAAAAGAAATAGAGGGGAATAGACGtgataaatgaaacaaatacgAGTGTGCGTATAGATGACTTGTTATAAAGTCTAAGCTGTATAAGGAATATAATAAGGAGAAGTAGAGACGGTTgtagaaaatttggaaaacgCCAAAACCTAAAGAAACTTGATAATAAGACAAACCGTAAAAGATATAGCATATGCCAAAAGAATGAAGTAAGTCCACACTCctgataaaaaaatgtttgatattATCCACTTGAatgtaactgtttttttttttaattgaaaaacagaacatgataCAGAATGATATATGGATAAATGTCATTGCATGATTTATCAAATTTGGTTCGTACCTAGCTAGATATGTAATGGGTTCAAATCTACGATCGACGATTAATGATTTGTAATGTTCTTTCTCTCATTTTACACATATTAAATTCTACTAAATTTCTTGATATTTCTCTTAATTGACatccttttcttccttttttcccttaagtctctttatatttttgaggtagctttttttttggtttctggaaTGATGGGTACTAACTTAGCTCAATAGTGGGTCTCTTTACGTAATTCAGGAATGGTATTTTGTACTTTTAGCACTtatttcctcctctttctctatctttctctgCTTTATAAAGATAAAGATATGAAATATTATACACATAAATATGGGGTATGGATCCTTCTATTAAGAAAATATCTAGCAAAATGATAGATTTTTGTTCATCTCCTCATCAATAAGTGTGGTCTTGGTGTGGCTAGATACAATGAACGCTTACTTGTTCTACTCAAATTTGAATACCCACTTGTCAAGCTTGCAACTACTCACCAATCAACATCTTCTACTTTAAACTTCTCCAAGAcaaatattgtttctttttctctaccCTAAGTTTTACATGtatattaaagaaaagagaaacctCTTTGACATGTTATAATTGGCCATGCACAGTCTACAATGGATATGTTGAAATAATCGAACCTTCGATATGCAAGCTAATTAATAAGCTGTGCAATCAAATCTGTTTAATTCCGTGTGTTAGAAGCAAATATCCGATTGAAGTTTACATGaatgttatattatttataataaatattgttaATGACTTTAATGTGTAACATTGGTCTTCAAAGTCAAGTTGGTGACATGAGATTAGAATGGGTGGGCGTGTAAACGGTCATAAATCAAAAGTAGTTCAGTTTATATGATGACAAGGCAACTCATCGAACTAACGTATAAGTTCCAATCTATTATAATACCTTTGACTGGTCAATGCCAATCTCCAAGTCTTTATGCACACACACTTATCTTCgacgttttctttcttttcttttgatcgACAAAAATAGTTTCCAACATAGAACTCAAGGGAAAACATATTCGCCTACATTGGGAATTTATCGGGATTTTTTGATATAGACTACACATGGGGGATGTGTCTTCGTTCTCATAATCTTTTTTCTCTCCCAGACACGATAATCGAAGACCTCGCACAACAACTCTTCTCCTCTGACGCCAGTAAAGGAAATCTTTGCCGGCGTCGGAACTTAACCCGAATCTCTAATCCTTGTTCTCGCTCTCGTAGTCTAAGCTTTCTTTTCgtctttttaaacttttattccccttttatctctttttaaCTCTCCCCACCAACATGCATTCAATAGTCAATCTACAACCCAAAGAGAGCAGATGCTGGTCGGAGTTCTCCAACTCCTTACCGCTGTAAAAATCGTCCTCGGAGATGCTATATGAAACCCCAATTCCTGTCAGATCTGGTTTTCTGAGCCACCAAGAGAAGCTTTCAAACCAGGTTATTTCGATGGCAGAAACAGATCCTCATCCATCAGATGCGCCTTGCCTGGTGGAGACGTCGATGGCGCACGACGACTTCCTCTTGTTAGTATCGTTTTCCTGTACCGGAGATTTCAAGCTCCCAGGGTTCTTTTCAAAAGCCTCAAGCCCCGATTCAACCCTCCAACCACCTTCCCTCCCTTCATCGGAGATGTTCAAGCCCCTGAATCAGACATCCGCTCAACCCGGCCACTGCGTGAACCCTACTCTGCCCCCGACTGCGAAACTAGGTTTTCAGCTGTTGGGCCCAATTTTCCTCGGCCCGTTAAGGTTCTTAAGCCCGTTACCAAAAGATTATCTTCTTCGATCCTCCCCTGTGTTTATCCAGGTTTGAGCGGAACTCAAATCCCTTCCACTCTAGTCAATATGTGTGTAGATTTATGGAACCTTTTGTTCGAAAACTGCATTTGGAAAGTAAACCACCATTATTGCTAGCTTGGTTAGGGATTGTTGTAGGAAACCTGTTTTTAGATCGAATTATTGATTCTGCTCTTGAAGAAAGCATGAATGAACTCGGCATTATGATCCAGACCATATGGCGCTGTGATTACCGATGTATCTTCAGGCCCCCTTCTTCACCATCCCATATGCTTATAGAGACCTTTAATCTGCAATTTATCAACTTATTGAAGTATCCCCCTAAAAACCTGAAGTttagtggcattatgaccccatCTCAATGGAGTGGGAGTTACCACTCAAGCTATCAGAGTTCTTCACTGAAGCATATCACCATCATTACCACCTGGGCTACAACCCACCGAATCCTTGCCAAGGCATTGCTCCTGCTTCTGCCCCTCTCCTCGAAGAGCTATTTGGCCCTGATTCACCTTTCAACGTCACAAAGTCGTATGACCGTGACTACTTTGTCAGCTATCGGATTCTTCGATGTTGATCAATCTTGCAACCATGACCTCACATGTCTCAGCTTGGTTCTTAGCGACTGCCTCATAGTTCCCTTGGATTATTGTTTGATGctctttatcttcttgtttatgACTTTGGAGAAAGTATACCTTTGTAACCTTATTTACCCTTTGAACTCTGGAATTTCAATTCCTTTCATTTGTATTGTTTCTATTTGAATGAATGGAAATGTATCTTtgtcctaaaaaaaaaaaaaaaaaaaaaaaaaaNNNNNNNNNNNNNNNNNNNNNNNNNNNNaataaatcaatcaatccaATCTCCAATTATTGTAGGTTTGAAATAAGACACAGATGGAAGATTCTTAATGGACAAACACTACAATCTCAAATTGGAAGATAAGTGTGTGTGCATAAAGagttgcaaaaataaaaataaacgcctcaataaggaaaatattttataagcaAGAAACAGAGGACACGTAAGCTGttttagattacaaaataaaaattaggtaTATTAAGAATCGAAACTCTTTTCTCTAGATGATTATTGTAACAAAAATCGATAGTAAAGGAACTAATTAAGGATTatgataataacaaaatttcGAGGTAGGAAAAATAGCTTGGGGGAGATTTTGGgagaaatcaaaagaatatGGGGGTTTTGTGCAAATACCCAAAATTGGCTTCCTCATGGTGAGGATACTGCTTCTATGGCGCTTCCTAGTGGCCAAGCAGCTTCCACGGCGTAATCTCCGTATTTCACCTTCTTCACTAACGTTATTGTCTGTGATGGCTTCAATCCTGTTTTGTGGAATAAATTATGGAATATCAAATACGTTTCAAGTAGGAGTTCTCAAATTGGTGATTTCTAACGTAATTTCACCATGGCTTCCAATGATAATGATACATCACTGAACTATCAGAATCCAACAACAGGAATGTGTAACTTACCGAATCCATCCACGAGAAGAGTGTATTGGTAAACAAGATCCAAGCACAAGTAAGGAAGATTATCTTCCTCCACATGTGGGAATTTCGATTTCCCTTCTTCCATTCTCATGTTACAAGCTTTGTTGGCCGCTTTCTCAAAGTCAAGTGGTCGAACCTCAGCCACAGGTTGCTTTGGGTCAACAAAACCAGCCTGTCATCATCGTTTATGTTATTTTCCATGATGGCTCAAAAACTAGTGGTCCAATAATATGATGTTATGCAAGTGCTTaaataaagtcaaataaaaGACGATTAAAATATTACCTCTGCAGCTCGATCAAAGAAAAATGATGCaacaaacattttcttttggccaccaccgcctccaccaTTCCATACTCCACCAAAAGTGCATTTCATGTGTGTACACAGTGAATCATTGACTTTGAGTGCGTTAATAGCTACTCGCCGGCATTCATCTAGACTTGCACCAGATGAAGAAGCGGTGGCTTTGAACCCTTTTCCTCCATATTTATAAGTACCTGAAATGAATCACTAAGTTTAAAGTGCAATCCGATATGTGCTAGAGCTACAACATATATCTCACATGTTTAATAGTTCTAGGGTTCTAGCTTTCACTTACCAGTGTAGCCGGTCACGATGCAGGGGTTGTTAGAGCCCTCAGAAACTTTCAAAATCTCAGCTCGGGCAGCAAGTAACCCGTAATGTAGGTAGCTACAAATAGCAAGACGATAAGATATTGCATTAAAGTTAAAGGATAAATCAAACGCAGGGTTATGCATAGCATGTCAAATAGAACAAAAGTAGATCAAATTAGTACACAAGAAATGACAGTTACCCAACCTATGAACATAGAGGAAATACTTCCGTCCCTTTAGATACATTTCTCTGACATAAGAATCCTCGCCTTCTAATGGTTTTGGTGCACTTGCAGCatcttcctctgatatagcatATGCCATTTGAACCGACCCCCCTCCAAGATCAACCACTCCAACTGTATCTGAGTACGGCTTTCCCAAAGTCCTTAGCAAGTAGTTAATTGTCACCTTAAGAATGAAAGTTTTGTTACGTTAAGATAAAACAAGAATCAAGGGTAAAAAGACTTGAGTGATCTATACGGACACACAACAAAATACAGGCACAAAAGTCTAACTGTACTACATAACAGAATGAAAAAACAAACTGGATATAACAATACATGAATTTTTGGAAAGACCTTCAACATACCCACTGATAAGACCCTTCCTGAGTTCCATCCAGAACAGTCACTGCATTTGCCTCAGTCTTAAGCCTGCTTCTATCTTTCAGGAGCTCCCTAaccttaaaacaaaattatattttagtataaaAGCTAGATAAGCAGGCACATGTTCTAAGAAATCATATACACAAAAATTACCGCTTGCAAAATGTTTTCAGAAGCTTTGTGACCCAAAGCCCTCAAACCTGCAGTTGCCTAGAAATGATGTAATGCAAAACAGTGAAACTGATTAACATACAAATTGAACGACGACATTGATTGATAGCTCTGATTGTATTTGTGTGAAAGGAAATCATTGCCATACCCCAACTCTGACAGGAGTCTTCGGACGCAACTCACGGGGAACGGAAGCTTCTGCTTTGTCAAGAAGAGATACCAAAGAGTTCGCTGATTGCCGAGGATCATTAGGATATGCACTCAAACCCGGTTTTAGCTGAAACAGAATAAAAGTTCAGACACAAAAAGAGTGAGATAAAATGACAACAAAGTGCATAAAACATTGCAGTACAATGAAACAATAAACAGAGGGAATCTAATCCCATTCCTTTTTAAGCTTCATATTTACAGGAGTGAAGAGGTTTTAAGCCAATTTTGGAACTGGAAGACCCAAGATATAAGTTTCACACTAGTTCATAATGTGATAAAAGTATAGAAACAGAGCCCAAGCAGGTTTCCAAAACCAACAACAGAAACTTAGCTAAGACTATTCTATCATTGATTACAAAGTAGAAATAGGAATCAAATATCACGAACAGCTTAAGATCAATCTAGCATTGCCAGCGAAAGGTCGTTCTTGTGCCATTATCCGAAAAAAGCGAAACTTAGGCATAATATCTCCAACATGCTAAACTATCAAAACGAAAGAAGAGCAATACCTGTAAGAAGAGCTCGAGCTCATTCTCCAAAGGAACGAGATCCAAATTCTGATCGAAACAATAAACATGCACACGGCTTCCAGAACTTCCAGCATCGAAAATCACAGCGTAATTTTTGGGGCCCCTCGAATTCGAACCTCCTTCGTGGCTTTTCATCGTGTACTCAATGACAGAGACGGACGTCGACGACCCCGGCATTAACAAAAGCACAAGAGCGATCAACACAATGGGAATCGAAATCACAAGTAGAACACCTCGATGCCGATGGATCTTATCGGCAAGAGATTCGTGCCGTCCGATCGCTCGCTTCGCCGTCATTTTCCCTCCGTCGATAGAGAGAAGACCTTGATGAGAGTCGGAAGTAGGAGAATGGTTACCGGACAATCCGGTGGCTAGTCCTGACTCCAATAGCTCAGAAGCGGAAGGGGAACGGTAACGGATCTTGTTTCCGGTGGCGGAGGACGCCGATGTCTTCAAGGACTGCGACGGATCCTTTAACGGATCCAGATCGGCGATTGATAGCAAGTTGCGGTTGCTTACCGGGTTGATGATCCTTTGCTTCGATTCAAATTCTGCCACACAGATCTGAATCGGAGAATTTGCGTGAACGACGAtatgaaccaaaacaaagacGTTACGTCGTTATATGATTTAAAGATTACGGAAGAGAAGACAATTGGGTAACATCCACGAAAAGCTGATTTTAAGTGTAAAGTTTAAGACAAAATGTTAAAATAGGTTAGGCGAATTAGAGAgctaaataaatttatttcgGTTTGAGAAAAT comes from Camelina sativa cultivar DH55 chromosome 19, Cs, whole genome shotgun sequence and encodes:
- the LOC104764043 gene encoding apyrase 1, producing the protein MTAKRAIGRHESLADKIHRHRGVLLVISIPIVLIALVLLLMPGSSTSVSVIEYTMKSHEGGSNSRGPKNYAVIFDAGSSGSRVHVYCFDQNLDLVPLENELELFLQLKPGLSAYPNDPRQSANSLVSLLDKAEASVPRELRPKTPVRVGATAGLRALGHKASENILQAVRELLKDRSRLKTEANAVTVLDGTQEGSYQWVTINYLLRTLGKPYSDTVGVVDLGGGSVQMAYAISEEDAASAPKPLEGEDSYVREMYLKGRKYFLYVHSYLHYGLLAARAEILKVSEGSNNPCIVTGYTGTYKYGGKGFKATASSSGASLDECRRVAINALKVNDSLCTHMKCTFGGVWNGGGGGGQKKMFVASFFFDRAAEAGFVDPKQPVAEVRPLDFEKAANKACNMRMEEGKSKFPHVEEDNLPYLCLDLVYQYTLLVDGFGLKPSQTITLVKKVKYGDYAVEAAWPLGSAIEAVSSP